The following nucleotide sequence is from Caldisericia bacterium.
GATGTATATTTATCCTTTTGAAATAGATGTTCTTTGATTTTCTTATATTCAGTTATATCCTTGAAAAACAAAAGAATATTTAATCTATTTTCAAAATTAAATTTTGTAGTTGTTATGTAAAAATATTTACCATCATACTCCTCTTCTAAATAATCAGGCAAATTTTTAGTGTCAAAATTATGAATAAAATTAAAATTAATTATTTCTTTTGCCTTCTTGCCTATTAGCTCTCTTGGATGCTTATTAAAAACAGAAGAAAAAGGTTTATTACAACTGACTATAATCCCTTC
It contains:
- a CDS encoding PAS domain S-box protein, which encodes RISLIDSKNVVEIIPEKEFFDQPLTNLNFRIIKSIRVVKGKGELIKIIERGQKFWLTVFDNLPELALIIDEEGIIVSCNKPFSSVFNKHPRELIGKKAKEIINFNFIHNFDTKNLPDYLEEEYDGKYFYITTTKFNFENRLNILLFFKDITEYKKIKEHLFQKDKYTS